GCACCACAAAGCCAGAATGGACTTCTCCTCCTCCGATACCCATTTCGGCACGACAGTCACCTTGCGATTTCCGGGTTTACCGAATCGGTCAGGCGAAAGTGAGACATAATTCATGGCAAATTTGGTATATCCTTATATCGTAATTGTCGACGACGACGACGATATTTCAAATAGCGTGGCCCTCTTGCTGCGCCGTAGCGGGCTGGAGCCCGTCTGCATGCTGAGCGATGGCAGACAGTTGATGAACCGAATCGCGATCGACGGGGCTTCCGTCATTCTTCTGGACTTGAACATGCCGTTCATCAAAGGGGAAGTGCTTTTAACGGAACTTGTTTCGCACCACCCGGAGATACCTGTCATTGTCATGACGGCTGTAAATGATCTTGAGACTGCCGTTGAATGCATGAAACGGGGAGCGAACGATTACCTGCTGAAGCCTCTGGAAGAGGGAAAACTGCTGGCGGCGGTGCGTAACGCCCAAGAGGTGTTCGCCTTACGAACCGAGCTGAACAATCTCAAAGGTTATCTTTTGGGCCAGGAGCTGCGCCGCCCGGAAGCCTTCGCCCACATTCTGACCCGTTCTTCCCACATGGTGGCCATTTTCAAATACATGGAAGCCATTTCCCTGTCGAAGGAGCCCCTGTTGATTCTGGGGGAGACGGGAACAGGCAAGGAGCTTTTCGCCAAGGCCTTTCACCACCTGCGAGGCACCGAGGGCCCGTTCGTTCCGGTAAACGTGGCCGGTTTGGACGACCACATGTTTGCCGATACCTTGTTCGGCCATCGCAAGGGAGCCTTCACGGGGGCGGATCAGAGTCGGGAAGGCCTGGTAGCAAGGGCCGCAGGCGGCATTCTCTTTCTGGATGAACTCGGGGATCTATCGGAAAGCAGTCAGGTCAAGCTGTTACGCCTGTTGCAGGAACGCAAGTACGAACCCCTGGGCTCCGATCTCTCCCGCAACGCCGACATCACCGTGGTGGCGGCGACCAATCGGGATTTGAAACAACGCCTTCGGGACGGCAAGTTCCGTCTGGACCTCTATTACCGACTGGCCACCCATGCCATTCACCTGCCGCCGTTGCGAGATCGCCACGACGACCTGCCCCTCCTGTTGAACCATTTCGTGGAGGAGGCGGCCCGGCAGTTGGGAAAACCTTTGCCGACCCTGCCGACCGAGGTTCTTTCCCTTCTGAAGGCGCGGCCCTTTCCCGGCAATGTCCGCGAATTGCGGGCCATGGCCTTCGATGCGGTGGCTCGCCACGATAAGGGGGTCATGCCGGTGCGCCTTTTCCGGGAGGACCCGGACGGGCCCGGTCCGACGGCGGCCGTTGACGTGGGGGAAAGGCCCCTGATGACCTGGCCCGAGGGGGATTCCCCCCCAACCTTGCAGGCTGCTGAAGAGTTTCTCATTGCCCATGCCATGGAAAAATCCGGCGGCAACCAGGGCGTGGCGGCAACGATGCTCGGTCTCTCGCGCCAGGCGCTCAATCAACGTCTTCAACGCCGACAAAACCGGCCACGATAGTCCCCTCCCCTCCTTGCGAGCGACCCATTGCCCGGAATCGCCGGGAACCGACCGGGAGGGCCACCCCGACAAAACCTCTGCAACGAAGCTTTCACCTCCGCATATCCTTTGCAGGGCTCCCAAATCCGCTTCAATCCAGTTAATCCTTCCAGGAAACCTGGCTGCAATACCTTCAAACGTTGCAGGGGTTTCTTGGGAAAATGGCCTACATCCAGGGCAAAATGGACCGTTTTCCGGCAATATTTCCCCAATAACAGGACTGGCCCGTCAATTGCTTGACTAGGATTATGTCAAGCCAAGATGCCGTACAGCAGGTGTCATCATTTTCATGACACCTCATCGTCATT
Above is a genomic segment from Magnetococcales bacterium containing:
- a CDS encoding sigma-54-dependent Fis family transcriptional regulator, producing MANLVYPYIVIVDDDDDISNSVALLLRRSGLEPVCMLSDGRQLMNRIAIDGASVILLDLNMPFIKGEVLLTELVSHHPEIPVIVMTAVNDLETAVECMKRGANDYLLKPLEEGKLLAAVRNAQEVFALRTELNNLKGYLLGQELRRPEAFAHILTRSSHMVAIFKYMEAISLSKEPLLILGETGTGKELFAKAFHHLRGTEGPFVPVNVAGLDDHMFADTLFGHRKGAFTGADQSREGLVARAAGGILFLDELGDLSESSQVKLLRLLQERKYEPLGSDLSRNADITVVAATNRDLKQRLRDGKFRLDLYYRLATHAIHLPPLRDRHDDLPLLLNHFVEEAARQLGKPLPTLPTEVLSLLKARPFPGNVRELRAMAFDAVARHDKGVMPVRLFREDPDGPGPTAAVDVGERPLMTWPEGDSPPTLQAAEEFLIAHAMEKSGGNQGVAATMLGLSRQALNQRLQRRQNRPR